A part of Desulfomicrobium baculatum DSM 4028 genomic DNA contains:
- the ftsY gene encoding signal recognition particle-docking protein FtsY: MGFFSRIKKLWGADGEPQDATLPQQTPAHTPDIDERAAEAAPKNQEKIPAPAPPESKAVAEPRAAADAPAEEAETRKEGGWRRLFGLGGKTEETQPLAEETPQKAPQSPPPAEMLFQEKPVAKDEPAPWQKSLQQALGEAEPRLSTWMVHILDGVSRRGDVLWERLRFLFAQLDVPAEEAQDFIRRFDKWLLDMEYDHVDEFRSELQYRMALALELEDEEDERNRLFLKLSAGLGKTREQLTMRIDQLLAMTGNYDDAFWEELEEILLMADVGVNATQELSKRLRPKLRQAGERDAATFKTLMKEELASVFIEPKTPKVSQPPEVVLMIGVNGAGKTTTIAKLAHRAQMQGRKVLVAAGDTFRAAAIEQLQVWSKRVGAGFYAKAHGSDPAAVAFEAVEYAMKEGYDLVFVDTAGRLQTKHNLMEELKKINRVLGKKLEGAPHRTILVLDSTTGQNALSQVKLFSQASPVDEIVLTKLDGTAKGGIIVAIALEFKIPISFVGLGEKMEDLRPFSGQEFASALFD, from the coding sequence ATGGGCTTTTTCTCACGCATAAAAAAACTCTGGGGAGCGGACGGCGAACCTCAGGACGCGACGTTGCCGCAACAAACGCCGGCACATACACCTGACATCGACGAAAGAGCTGCCGAAGCAGCCCCGAAAAACCAGGAAAAAATTCCTGCTCCCGCACCGCCCGAGTCAAAGGCTGTGGCCGAGCCCCGCGCAGCGGCAGATGCGCCCGCCGAGGAGGCTGAAACGCGCAAGGAAGGCGGATGGCGCAGGCTGTTCGGACTGGGCGGTAAAACCGAAGAAACGCAGCCCCTGGCAGAAGAGACGCCGCAGAAAGCGCCGCAATCACCGCCTCCTGCCGAAATGCTTTTCCAGGAAAAACCGGTCGCCAAGGATGAACCCGCCCCGTGGCAGAAATCACTGCAGCAGGCCCTGGGCGAAGCGGAGCCCAGACTCTCGACCTGGATGGTCCACATCCTGGACGGAGTGAGCAGACGGGGCGACGTGTTGTGGGAGAGGCTCAGATTTCTCTTTGCCCAGCTCGACGTGCCGGCCGAGGAAGCGCAGGACTTCATCCGCCGTTTCGACAAATGGCTCCTGGACATGGAATACGACCATGTCGATGAATTCCGCTCCGAGCTGCAATACCGCATGGCGCTGGCTCTTGAACTCGAAGACGAGGAAGACGAGCGCAACAGGCTCTTCCTGAAGCTCTCAGCCGGGCTTGGCAAGACCCGTGAACAGCTTACCATGCGCATCGACCAGCTCCTGGCCATGACCGGCAACTACGACGACGCGTTCTGGGAAGAATTGGAAGAAATCCTGCTCATGGCCGACGTGGGCGTTAATGCCACCCAGGAGCTTTCCAAACGCCTGAGGCCCAAGCTGCGTCAGGCCGGAGAAAGAGACGCGGCAACCTTCAAGACCCTCATGAAGGAAGAGCTGGCTTCGGTCTTCATCGAACCCAAGACTCCCAAAGTGTCCCAGCCCCCGGAAGTGGTGCTCATGATCGGCGTCAACGGCGCCGGCAAGACCACCACCATCGCCAAGCTGGCCCACCGCGCCCAGATGCAGGGCCGCAAGGTCCTGGTCGCGGCCGGAGACACGTTCCGCGCGGCGGCCATCGAGCAGTTGCAGGTCTGGTCCAAGCGGGTCGGAGCCGGGTTCTACGCCAAGGCGCATGGCAGCGATCCGGCGGCGGTGGCCTTCGAGGCCGTGGAGTACGCCATGAAGGAGGGCTATGATCTGGTCTTCGTGGACACGGCCGGACGCCTGCAGACCAAGCACAATCTTATGGAAGAGCTGAAAAAAATTAACAGGGTCCTGGGCAAGAAGCTCGAAGGCGCCCCGCACCGGACCATCCTGGTGCTGGATTCGACCACCGGCCAGAACGCCCTGTCCCAGGTCAAACTCTTTTCCCAGGCATCGCCCGTGGACGAGATCGTGCTGACCAAACTCGACGGGACAGCCAAAGGCGGAATCATCGTGGCCATCGCCCTGGAATTCAAGATCCCCATCAGCTTTGTGGGTCTGGGCGAAAAAATGGAAGACCTGCGCCCCTTCTCGGGCCAGGAATTCGCCAGCGCCCTTTTCGATTAA
- a CDS encoding Smr/MutS family protein, with protein MHNPFKSLDKDPSLRSRLKKKARRGKTAPSAAADRGATEREHESEAELFLHAFSDVEPLTKGGRDIAGAPRPKEVVPVPPPSFARLLEENIEFEMEYTHEFITGQIRGLDAKIFRKLKSGEFSVQGHLDLHGMNTDQAKIAVIDFLRRSYMEGKRCVLLIPGRGRNSPLGQGVLRQELTNWLTQAPLKRIVLAFTTALPRHGGSGAVYLLLRQVRKDQGKIVWENIFTDLDG; from the coding sequence ATGCATAATCCATTCAAATCACTTGACAAAGACCCGTCTCTGCGATCCCGGCTGAAAAAAAAGGCCCGCCGCGGAAAAACCGCGCCGTCCGCAGCTGCGGACCGTGGCGCCACCGAGCGGGAACACGAGTCCGAGGCAGAGCTGTTTTTGCATGCCTTCTCCGACGTGGAGCCTTTGACCAAGGGCGGCCGCGACATCGCCGGAGCGCCCAGGCCCAAGGAAGTCGTTCCGGTGCCGCCGCCGTCTTTTGCCCGGCTGCTGGAAGAAAATATCGAATTCGAAATGGAGTACACCCACGAATTCATCACCGGCCAAATCCGCGGACTGGATGCCAAGATCTTTCGCAAGCTCAAAAGCGGGGAATTCAGCGTGCAGGGGCATCTCGACCTGCATGGCATGAATACGGACCAGGCCAAGATCGCGGTGATTGACTTTTTGCGGCGCAGCTACATGGAAGGCAAGCGCTGCGTGCTGCTCATCCCGGGGCGGGGGCGCAACTCCCCTCTTGGCCAGGGGGTGCTGCGGCAGGAGCTGACCAACTGGCTGACCCAGGCTCCGCTGAAGCGCATCGTCCTGGCCTTCACCACCGCCCTGCCCAGGCACGGCGGAAGCGGGGCGGTCTACCTGCTGCTGCGCCAGGTGCGCAAGGACCAGGGCAAGATCGTCTGGGAAAATATCTTTACCGACCTTGACGGCTGA
- a CDS encoding response regulator: MSTPPQEKDRFRFLVVEPDEDLAREMMIVLERLDVQVDHVRGHLRALALSEDTEYNCLLVASRGIDISGLELCALVRAREARRSLPPVYIILVGPEEDLVTVFTSSDDIDDYMLGTWMDLELEWKIKRGLRSMSLRREFGASRLVDAETGLLTPEGLRTFLHEEVNRIGRREGWLSMSILSVPGLGGLRVSYGEAWLEWFKGGIWSSLRRQLRNYDRLASMNNGFLCLISPDLNEEGTRFLLARLASVISEYQFQENTEPSTHVSLAARYLCVRVRGDYRQFGRTGDVLWGWLCEKMTEPMPLGIMGYTGTVDLNLQVAQTLFPKD; the protein is encoded by the coding sequence ATGAGTACACCCCCTCAGGAAAAAGATCGGTTTCGATTCCTGGTCGTCGAACCGGATGAGGATCTCGCACGGGAAATGATGATCGTGCTTGAGCGGCTTGATGTGCAAGTCGACCATGTGCGCGGACACCTGAGGGCCTTGGCCCTGAGCGAGGACACCGAGTACAATTGCCTGCTGGTGGCATCCCGCGGCATCGACATCTCGGGACTGGAGCTGTGCGCCCTGGTGCGTGCCCGGGAGGCCCGGCGCTCTCTGCCTCCCGTCTACATCATCCTGGTTGGTCCCGAAGAGGACCTGGTCACTGTTTTCACCAGCTCCGACGACATCGACGACTATATGCTCGGGACGTGGATGGATCTGGAGCTTGAGTGGAAGATCAAGCGCGGCCTGCGATCAATGTCGTTGCGCCGCGAGTTCGGGGCCTCCCGGCTCGTGGACGCGGAGACCGGCCTTTTGACCCCGGAAGGGTTGCGCACCTTCCTGCACGAGGAGGTCAACCGCATCGGCCGCCGTGAGGGCTGGCTTTCCATGAGCATCCTTTCCGTGCCCGGCCTTGGCGGCCTGCGAGTCAGCTACGGGGAAGCCTGGCTGGAATGGTTCAAGGGCGGGATATGGTCTTCGCTCAGGAGGCAGCTGCGCAATTATGACCGTCTGGCATCCATGAACAACGGTTTTCTATGCCTCATTTCTCCCGACCTCAATGAGGAGGGAACGCGTTTTTTGCTGGCGCGTCTGGCCTCGGTCATCAGCGAGTATCAATTTCAGGAAAATACGGAACCATCCACTCATGTCTCGCTTGCGGCGCGGTATCTGTGCGTGCGTGTGCGCGGGGACTACAGGCAGTTCGGACGAACCGGAGATGTGCTGTGGGGCTGGCTGTGCGAGAAAATGACGGAGCCCATGCCCCTTGGAATCATGGGCTATACCGGTACCGTGGACCTCAATCTTCAGGTCGCGCAGACTCTTTTTCCGAAGGATTGA